One Nocardia iowensis DNA window includes the following coding sequences:
- a CDS encoding FGGY-family carbohydrate kinase, with protein sequence MTRTGRFLGVDIGTASSKGVLTAADGTVLARSLRAHSVSTPRPGWVEHDAEEVWWADFVAIIRDLVAAAEGATLDGLAVSGIGPCLLPADATGRPLRPAILYGVDTRATAEIAELDTEFGASAVLERAGSPLTSQAVGPKLRWLARHEPSVAANTAMLLMASSFLVHRLTGRYLLDHQSASQCVPMYDLRRREWATDWAEQVAPGLPLPELAWPTEVVGRVSEAAAASTGLPVGLPVTTGTIDAWAEAASVGVRAPGDAMIMYGTTMFLVQVLIDPRPHPGLWGTCGTWPGTYTLAAGMATSGAVTDWLRNLVGGEFADLVTAAAEVPVGSRGLLLLPYFAGERTPLFDPDARGIIAGLTLGHGRAELYRAALEGIAYGVRHNLAAMTEAGGRAGRLVAVGGGTKGGLWTQIVSDVTGLPQQLPAETIGACLGDALLAAAAAGVDTASWNPIIGTVEPYPERTAEYDSYYRRYRELYECNTAIAHFLASEQHRRGVPS encoded by the coding sequence TTGACCCGTACCGGCAGGTTTCTCGGCGTCGACATCGGCACCGCCAGCTCCAAGGGTGTGCTGACCGCGGCGGACGGCACCGTCCTCGCTAGATCATTACGGGCGCACAGTGTTTCGACTCCTCGGCCGGGTTGGGTGGAACACGACGCGGAAGAGGTGTGGTGGGCCGACTTCGTCGCGATCATTCGCGACCTCGTGGCCGCGGCGGAGGGTGCCACTCTCGACGGGCTCGCGGTCTCCGGTATCGGCCCGTGCCTGCTCCCGGCCGACGCCACTGGTCGCCCACTGCGCCCCGCCATCCTCTACGGCGTCGACACCAGGGCCACCGCCGAAATCGCCGAACTCGACACCGAATTCGGTGCGAGTGCCGTGCTGGAGCGCGCCGGTTCACCACTCACCAGTCAAGCCGTCGGCCCGAAACTGCGCTGGCTGGCCCGCCACGAGCCGTCGGTCGCCGCGAACACCGCCATGCTGTTGATGGCGAGTTCCTTTCTGGTGCACCGGCTCACCGGCCGCTACCTGCTCGATCATCAATCGGCCAGCCAGTGCGTCCCGATGTACGACCTGCGTCGGCGCGAATGGGCCACCGACTGGGCCGAACAGGTAGCCCCAGGCTTGCCACTGCCGGAGCTCGCCTGGCCGACCGAGGTGGTCGGCCGGGTCTCCGAAGCGGCGGCGGCGAGCACCGGTCTCCCCGTGGGACTTCCGGTCACCACCGGCACCATCGATGCCTGGGCCGAGGCCGCCAGCGTCGGCGTCCGCGCACCGGGCGACGCGATGATCATGTACGGCACCACCATGTTCCTGGTGCAGGTGCTGATCGATCCGCGCCCGCATCCCGGCCTGTGGGGCACCTGCGGAACCTGGCCGGGCACATACACTCTCGCCGCGGGCATGGCCACCTCGGGCGCGGTGACCGACTGGCTGCGCAACCTGGTCGGCGGCGAATTCGCCGACCTCGTCACGGCGGCTGCCGAGGTACCGGTCGGCAGCCGTGGACTATTGCTGCTGCCCTATTTCGCCGGGGAGCGCACTCCCCTGTTCGACCCGGATGCCAGGGGCATCATCGCGGGCCTGACTCTCGGGCACGGACGCGCCGAGTTGTACCGGGCGGCACTCGAGGGCATCGCGTACGGGGTGCGGCACAATCTCGCGGCGATGACCGAGGCCGGTGGCCGCGCCGGGCGCCTGGTCGCGGTCGGCGGCGGCACCAAGGGCGGGCTTTGGACGCAGATCGTCTCCGACGTGACCGGTCTGCCGCAACAACTTCCGGCCGAAACGATCGGCGCGTGCCTCGGCGACGCCTTGCTCGCGGCGGCGGCCGCCGGTGTCGACACCGCGAGCTGGAATCCGATCATCGGCACCGTCGAGCCCTATCCTGAGCGCACCGCAGAATACGATTCGTACTACCGGCGCTACCGCGAACTGTACGAATGCAACACCGCTATCGCGCATTTCCTGGCGAGCGAACAGCACCGCCGGGGGGTGCCTTCCTGA
- a CDS encoding HAD-IIB family hydrolase, with protein sequence MATGEGSKAVEPEASSPGNQWCGSTAGAPRPGKILVTDLDGTLLGGSTADRLRLRNALAHHPEVTVVFATGRGIESIRAVLRDPLVPQPRWIIADVGATIIDGTDLTHVAALETRLRAGWPGTERVRAALQRFSALSYQDGVPQDGRCSFHLPPMALTRELTDAVLSLGCSWQYSANTYFDVLPARANKGNALVTLAEELHWQLDSILVAGDSGNDRSMFGHGTHGVIVGNAEPALSAAVPESEAAHRPDLPGAAGIVAALQDLGWVEPDYPLVVGYHRAPVTWTPDGWRTPSSPNGILPTLNSLFTADLRAVWAAAVVVEPDEPVRLDDHDTGLPLAFLPLTAAEWSGYFHRACKEALWPVLMSQPHRLRFDSAAWDEYRAVNTRFAEHISVRAAPGATVWLHDYNLWLVPGRLRATRPDLRLGLFHHTPFPEPEVFAVLPPAAEIRASLGCLDWVGFHTHVFAERFIGSIAVQDPVPQVGVHPLGIDRGAIEALARSRAGDLRETTKPIVLSVERLDYIKAPVQKVDAIAELLTRHPELRGALRFRLVCPPPEPGLTAYDATRQALERRIGEVNHTWSVGRWQPIEYFPQFLSFPAVIDHYLAADVFWVTSLQDGMNLTAKEFIAAQVAAGRSGVLVLSRHTGAAEQLGGGALLTEPNSPADLVDTLYRALRLPVAERRARLAGLSDLLGQHSPAAWAAEIIAAIQNARPSRVPTDWAA encoded by the coding sequence ATGGCAACCGGCGAGGGTTCCAAAGCTGTTGAGCCGGAAGCCAGTTCGCCCGGCAATCAGTGGTGCGGCAGCACCGCGGGTGCGCCCCGGCCCGGCAAGATCCTGGTCACCGACCTGGACGGCACGTTGCTCGGCGGCAGCACCGCCGATCGGCTGCGGCTGCGCAACGCGCTGGCGCATCATCCCGAGGTGACGGTGGTCTTCGCGACAGGTCGTGGCATCGAATCGATCCGCGCGGTCCTGCGCGACCCCCTTGTGCCGCAGCCGCGTTGGATCATCGCCGACGTCGGGGCCACCATCATCGACGGTACCGACCTGACCCACGTCGCCGCGCTGGAAACGCGGCTGCGCGCGGGTTGGCCCGGCACCGAGCGAGTCCGCGCTGCCCTACAGCGCTTTTCGGCGCTGAGCTATCAGGACGGCGTACCCCAGGACGGGCGCTGCTCATTCCACCTGCCGCCCATGGCACTGACCCGAGAACTGACCGACGCGGTCCTGTCACTCGGCTGCTCATGGCAGTATTCGGCGAACACGTACTTCGACGTGCTGCCCGCGCGGGCGAACAAAGGAAACGCACTCGTCACGCTCGCCGAAGAGCTGCACTGGCAGCTGGATTCGATACTGGTCGCCGGCGATTCCGGCAACGACCGCTCGATGTTCGGGCACGGCACGCACGGCGTGATCGTCGGCAACGCCGAACCCGCCTTATCGGCAGCGGTACCCGAATCCGAAGCCGCGCATCGCCCAGACCTGCCGGGCGCGGCGGGTATCGTCGCGGCCCTTCAGGATCTCGGCTGGGTCGAACCCGACTACCCACTGGTGGTCGGATACCACCGCGCACCGGTCACCTGGACCCCAGACGGCTGGCGGACACCATCGAGTCCCAACGGCATCCTGCCCACCCTGAACAGCCTGTTCACTGCGGACCTGCGAGCGGTGTGGGCGGCGGCCGTCGTCGTCGAGCCCGACGAGCCGGTCCGCCTCGACGATCACGACACCGGCCTACCGCTCGCCTTCCTGCCGCTGACCGCCGCCGAATGGAGCGGATACTTCCACCGGGCGTGCAAGGAAGCACTGTGGCCGGTCCTGATGTCCCAACCGCACCGGCTGCGCTTCGACTCCGCCGCCTGGGACGAATATCGGGCGGTGAATACCCGTTTCGCCGAGCACATCAGTGTCCGGGCGGCGCCGGGCGCGACCGTCTGGCTGCACGACTACAACCTGTGGCTCGTTCCTGGCCGCCTCCGGGCGACGCGCCCCGACCTACGACTCGGTCTGTTCCACCACACTCCGTTCCCCGAGCCGGAGGTGTTCGCCGTGCTGCCGCCCGCCGCCGAGATCCGCGCGTCACTCGGTTGCCTGGACTGGGTGGGCTTCCACACCCACGTCTTCGCTGAACGCTTCATCGGATCAATCGCCGTGCAGGACCCGGTACCGCAGGTGGGGGTGCATCCGCTCGGCATCGACCGCGGCGCGATCGAGGCACTGGCCCGTTCCCGCGCGGGTGATCTGCGCGAAACGACTAAGCCCATTGTGCTTTCGGTCGAACGCTTGGACTACATCAAAGCCCCCGTGCAGAAGGTCGACGCCATCGCCGAGCTACTCACCCGCCATCCAGAACTGCGCGGTGCGCTCCGATTCCGCCTCGTCTGTCCACCGCCCGAGCCCGGCCTCACCGCCTACGATGCGACCAGGCAGGCACTGGAGCGCCGCATCGGCGAGGTCAACCACACCTGGTCGGTCGGCCGGTGGCAGCCCATCGAATACTTCCCGCAATTCCTGAGCTTCCCCGCGGTAATCGACCACTACCTGGCCGCGGACGTGTTCTGGGTGACCTCCCTGCAAGACGGCATGAACCTGACCGCAAAGGAATTCATCGCCGCGCAGGTGGCGGCGGGCCGGTCGGGGGTGCTGGTGCTCTCGCGGCACACCGGGGCCGCCGAGCAACTTGGCGGCGGAGCCTTGTTGACGGAACCGAATTCACCGGCCGACCTCGTCGACACGCTGTATCGAGCGCTGCGGCTGCCGGTCGCGGAACGTCGAGCGCGGCTGGCTGGGCTGAGTGATCTACTGGGGCAGCACAGTCCGGCGGCGTGGGCCGCCGAGATCATCGCCGCCATCCAGAACGCCCGGCCATCCCGGGTGCCGACCGACTGGGCCGCGTGA
- a CDS encoding glycosyl hydrolase family 32, with the protein MAMREVVSAGAFKRIYDPGLGEAEDWYINDHTIVRDVGGRWHLFGITHAEPADPDDEREFAHATAGDLLGPWTKRPPALHVDRDYGETHLWAPFVISAHRRYYMFYAGGGVDRTAAAINLVTSTNLFHWVRRRSGPLFRDGYDARDPMVTRVGDQWVMYYCATSAPTGGHHVVAYRTSTDLVHWGHRHIAYTDPTKGTGGGNTESPFVVQQDGWWYLFIGPRPRYVGTDVFRSDNPFRFRIGDKVGHIAAHAAELVPDDVRWWITSAGWGQGGVHIASLRFPRPRDPHAANTVPR; encoded by the coding sequence ATGGCGATGCGCGAAGTGGTGAGTGCGGGCGCCTTCAAGCGGATTTACGATCCCGGTCTCGGCGAGGCCGAGGACTGGTACATCAACGATCACACCATCGTTCGGGATGTGGGCGGGCGCTGGCATCTGTTCGGCATCACGCACGCGGAGCCCGCGGATCCGGACGACGAGCGCGAGTTCGCGCACGCGACCGCAGGGGATCTGCTCGGACCGTGGACGAAACGGCCGCCTGCGCTGCATGTCGACCGGGACTACGGCGAGACGCATCTGTGGGCGCCGTTCGTGATCTCGGCGCATCGGCGTTACTACATGTTCTATGCTGGTGGCGGCGTGGATCGGACTGCCGCGGCAATCAACCTGGTCACCTCGACCAACCTGTTCCATTGGGTGCGTAGGCGATCCGGTCCGCTGTTCCGTGACGGGTACGACGCACGGGATCCGATGGTGACACGGGTCGGCGATCAGTGGGTGATGTATTACTGCGCAACCAGCGCACCAACGGGCGGACACCACGTGGTCGCCTACCGCACCAGCACCGACCTGGTGCACTGGGGCCATCGGCACATCGCTTACACGGACCCCACCAAGGGCACCGGAGGGGGAAATACCGAGTCTCCCTTCGTCGTCCAGCAGGACGGCTGGTGGTATCTGTTCATCGGCCCGCGCCCGCGCTACGTCGGCACCGATGTGTTCCGCAGCGACAACCCCTTTCGCTTCCGCATCGGTGACAAGGTGGGCCATATCGCCGCGCACGCAGCCGAGTTGGTGCCCGACGACGTCCGTTGGTGGATCACCAGCGCCGGTTGGGGTCAAGGCGGTGTGCACATCGCGTCGCTACGCTTCCCGCGTCCACGTGATCCGCATGCCGCGAACACCGTGCCGCGGTAG
- a CDS encoding MFS transporter, translating into MPMLTVDATAADVRSALWSVRLTFLLTGALFATWVARTPTIKDELGLDEAGLAIAFAGLNIGAVFGLQLGKFVTLRFGSRATLRAAMPLFALTLSGLLLAGNLVGLTASVFVFAVVNSVVDVAMNAHGVAVEQASGRPLLSGIHACHSLGMIGGSLVGAAVERGHVALPAHFAGVSVLATAAAVVGTRRLLPSATDRTVRSPKVARGIAGHWPARLVVLGMLAFCVALAEGAANDWTAVYLRDETHASTTIAALGFALFAGSMFAGRLVGDRLVTRFGPVRPFLVGTLAAGLGLGAGLLIGDTIAALIGLAAFGFGISFTLPLAFAASGTVSTVAPARAIANVSFVGYLGFFTGPVLIGFVAQSYGLTVGLAVPVLFVVLAAAGAGALRPR; encoded by the coding sequence ATGCCGATGCTCACGGTAGACGCGACCGCCGCCGACGTTCGGTCGGCACTGTGGTCGGTTCGCCTGACCTTCCTTCTCACCGGGGCGCTGTTCGCGACGTGGGTGGCGCGCACGCCGACCATCAAGGACGAACTCGGGCTCGACGAAGCCGGTCTTGCTATCGCGTTCGCCGGGCTGAACATCGGCGCCGTGTTCGGTCTGCAACTCGGCAAGTTCGTCACCCTGCGGTTCGGCAGCCGCGCCACGCTGCGCGCCGCGATGCCGCTGTTCGCGCTCACCCTGTCGGGGTTGCTGCTGGCAGGCAACCTGGTCGGGCTGACGGCGTCGGTGTTCGTTTTCGCGGTAGTCAACAGCGTCGTTGACGTGGCGATGAACGCGCACGGTGTCGCGGTCGAGCAGGCGAGTGGACGACCGCTGCTGTCCGGCATCCACGCCTGCCACAGTTTGGGCATGATCGGCGGTTCCCTGGTCGGCGCGGCGGTCGAGCGGGGCCACGTGGCGCTGCCCGCCCACTTCGCCGGTGTCAGCGTGCTTGCCACTGCGGCCGCCGTCGTGGGCACGCGGCGGTTGCTACCGTCGGCGACCGACCGCACGGTGCGCAGTCCGAAGGTCGCGCGCGGCATAGCGGGACACTGGCCCGCCAGGTTGGTCGTTCTCGGCATGCTCGCGTTCTGCGTGGCGCTGGCCGAGGGCGCCGCCAATGATTGGACCGCCGTCTACCTGCGCGACGAGACGCACGCCAGCACCACGATTGCGGCGCTCGGGTTCGCGCTCTTCGCCGGATCGATGTTCGCCGGTCGGCTGGTCGGTGATCGGCTCGTCACGCGGTTCGGGCCGGTGCGGCCCTTCCTTGTCGGCACTCTCGCCGCCGGACTCGGTCTTGGCGCCGGATTGCTGATCGGCGACACGATCGCGGCGCTGATCGGGTTGGCGGCGTTCGGTTTCGGCATCTCGTTCACGCTGCCGCTGGCTTTCGCCGCGAGCGGCACCGTCTCGACGGTGGCGCCGGCCCGAGCGATCGCCAACGTCTCGTTCGTCGGCTACCTCGGCTTCTTCACCGGCCCCGTGCTGATCGGCTTCGTGGCCCAAAGCTACGGTCTCACTGTCGGACTCGCGGTTCCGGTGCTGTTCGTCGTGCTGGCCGCCGCTGGTGCCGGTGCGCTTCGACCGCGCTGA
- a CDS encoding tyrosine-protein phosphatase produces MHTDLTPRRWVEFAEIDNVRDLGGLPVSGGGTTRFGVVYRSSTPQQLSETDLAYLLGPVGLRTLVDLRMPMEVAREGYGRLAKSTVRLVNLPISVPASTATPAELAPDARRYDLRKLYHGLLSGSAASVVSAARLIADTRQHSVVFHCAAGKDRTGVLAAILLDAVGVPAAAIVADYALTAERIERIRARLDTLHSYHGLPPVRTGILAVDPATMLRFVDDLHADYGGAAGWLRANGLTDAELAALRRAMVA; encoded by the coding sequence ATGCACACCGATCTCACCCCACGCCGGTGGGTGGAGTTCGCCGAGATCGACAATGTGCGCGATCTCGGCGGCCTGCCCGTGAGCGGCGGCGGCACAACCCGTTTCGGGGTCGTCTATCGATCGAGCACACCGCAGCAGCTGTCCGAAACCGATCTGGCCTATCTGCTCGGCCCGGTGGGCTTGCGGACCCTCGTCGACCTGCGAATGCCAATGGAGGTGGCACGGGAAGGGTACGGGCGACTCGCGAAAAGCACCGTGCGCCTGGTCAATCTCCCGATCTCCGTCCCGGCGAGCACGGCAACACCGGCCGAACTCGCACCGGACGCGCGCCGATACGACCTGCGCAAGCTGTACCACGGACTGCTCAGTGGCAGCGCCGCATCGGTGGTGTCCGCGGCCCGACTGATCGCCGACACCCGCCAGCATTCGGTAGTTTTCCATTGCGCCGCAGGCAAAGACCGGACGGGCGTGCTGGCCGCCATCCTGCTCGACGCGGTCGGCGTCCCCGCGGCAGCCATCGTCGCGGACTACGCGCTCACCGCGGAACGCATCGAACGCATCCGCGCCCGCCTCGACACCCTGCACTCCTATCACGGTCTGCCGCCGGTCCGGACCGGGATCCTCGCGGTCGACCCGGCCACCATGCTCCGGTTCGTGGACGATCTACACGCCGACTACGGCGGTGCCGCAGGCTGGTTGCGCGCGAACGGACTGACCGACGCGGAGCTGGCGGCCCTGCGCCGGGCGATGGTGGCCTGA